From a single Campylobacter concisus genomic region:
- the nhaD gene encoding sodium:proton antiporter NhaD — MRFFGLLGLFFAMAFGADGKTAAIDLTTTWAGILSLIIFVVGYFFIAAEENFHIDKAKPAIFIGTFMFLLIGVYMLINGMDVHSLEHEVNHLILEIAQIVFFLMVAMTFIEALIERDVFNALKYNLVSKGYTYRRLFWLTGILAFFISPVADNLTTALILSTVLLTIDRNNTNFLVAGAINIVVAANAGGAWSPFGDITTLMAWAAGKAPFVDFFALFPASIVGWFVTAFLLSRVVPSTAPHFDVANEPKVVMKKGGKAVIFIGAFTIFCAVMMHQLFHLPAMWGMMFGFSLLSLYTYYFKKAHKNEEPMHVFHYMSKIENNTLFFFFGILAAVGALHFAGFLNYAVSLYDKFGSTAVNIGVGFLSAIVDNVPVMSAVLKANPAMGADTGEAMSQWLLVTLTAGIGGSMISFGSAAGVGVMGKLKGIYTFGAHMKYAWMVVLGYIVSIIVWYVQFEIFHIYF; from the coding sequence ATGAGGTTTTTTGGACTTCTAGGCTTGTTTTTCGCGATGGCTTTTGGTGCTGATGGAAAAACCGCAGCTATTGACTTAACTACTACGTGGGCAGGAATTTTATCACTTATAATTTTTGTTGTTGGATATTTTTTCATAGCAGCAGAAGAGAATTTCCATATCGACAAAGCAAAACCTGCTATTTTTATCGGTACGTTTATGTTCCTACTTATCGGTGTTTATATGCTTATAAATGGCATGGATGTACATTCGCTTGAACATGAGGTAAATCACCTGATTTTAGAGATTGCTCAGATCGTATTTTTCTTGATGGTGGCGATGACATTTATCGAAGCACTTATCGAAAGAGATGTATTTAATGCACTTAAATATAATCTCGTATCAAAAGGCTATACTTATAGAAGGTTGTTTTGGCTAACTGGTATTTTGGCATTTTTTATAAGCCCAGTAGCTGATAACCTAACAACAGCGCTTATTCTTTCAACCGTTCTTCTAACAATAGATAGAAATAATACAAATTTCTTAGTTGCTGGTGCGATAAATATTGTCGTGGCCGCAAATGCAGGTGGGGCATGGAGTCCATTTGGCGATATCACTACGCTTATGGCTTGGGCTGCTGGAAAAGCGCCGTTTGTCGATTTTTTCGCACTTTTCCCAGCATCTATCGTAGGTTGGTTTGTAACGGCATTCTTACTTTCTCGCGTGGTGCCAAGTACTGCACCGCATTTTGATGTAGCAAACGAGCCAAAAGTGGTTATGAAAAAAGGCGGTAAAGCGGTTATTTTTATAGGCGCATTTACTATCTTTTGTGCAGTTATGATGCATCAGCTTTTTCACTTGCCAGCGATGTGGGGAATGATGTTTGGTTTCTCACTACTTAGTCTTTATACTTACTATTTCAAAAAAGCTCACAAAAATGAAGAGCCAATGCATGTATTTCACTATATGTCAAAGATCGAAAATAACACACTATTTTTCTTCTTTGGAATTTTAGCTGCAGTTGGTGCTCTTCATTTTGCTGGATTTTTAAATTACGCTGTATCACTTTATGATAAATTTGGCTCAACTGCTGTAAATATTGGCGTTGGCTTCCTTTCAGCGATCGTTGATAACGTCCCTGTTATGTCAGCTGTTTTAAAAGCAAATCCAGCAATGGGAGCTGATACAGGCGAGGCAATGAGTCAGTGGCTATTAGTGACACTAACTGCTGGTATCGGTGGTTCGATGATCAGCTTTGGTTCAGCAGCAGGCGTTGGAGTAATGGGTAAATTAAAAGGAATTTATACCTTTGGCGCACATATGAAATACGCTTGGATGGTGGTTCTAGGATATATCGTATCAATCATTGTTTGGTATGTGCAGTTTGAAATTTTTCATATCTATTTTTAA
- a CDS encoding AAA family ATPase, with protein MKIKLKNIGKIKETDIEIKGITVIAGENNSGKSTVGKVLYSVFNTFYNVEARIRLERIEIIGGLLERISQELFDLRRNSGRFHLMRQTRQQIANSIIDDSLFEMNKKEIADTIFNIFSQDNFTPEEVTYEKILNSKELEEIVNVKNIPENKIFERMFSKKIDTEFGGQINNIFNEKDGQIELVIKDRVVSILLKDNFVSNINENFSLKTEVIYIDDPFVVDEADSFMTSTETHREHLIDKLSLDRKNNIINEIIVEDKISNIILAINDICSGTLAYKKNYGIGYKLYGSDKILDIKNVSVGLKTFIILKTLLMKSVIQDNGVVILDEPEIHLHPKWQLIFAELIVMLQKEFNLHILLNTHSPYFLNAIQVYAAKHTISNKCKYYLSENRDDYSEINDVSNDIDKIYKKLAEPFQKLENQKYEP; from the coding sequence ATGAAAATAAAATTGAAAAATATTGGAAAAATTAAAGAAACAGACATAGAAATAAAGGGAATAACTGTTATAGCTGGAGAAAATAATTCTGGTAAAAGTACGGTCGGAAAAGTTTTGTATAGTGTATTTAATACTTTTTATAATGTTGAAGCAAGAATTAGATTGGAGCGTATAGAAATTATTGGTGGTTTGCTAGAAAGAATATCTCAGGAATTGTTTGATTTAAGGAGAAACTCGGGTAGGTTTCATTTAATGCGACAAACGAGACAACAAATAGCTAATAGTATTATTGATGATTCATTGTTTGAAATGAATAAAAAAGAAATAGCAGATACTATTTTTAATATTTTCAGTCAAGATAATTTTACCCCAGAAGAGGTTACCTATGAAAAAATACTAAATTCAAAGGAATTAGAAGAAATAGTAAATGTGAAAAATATACCTGAAAATAAAATTTTTGAGCGTATGTTTTCAAAAAAAATAGATACTGAATTTGGTGGGCAGATAAATAATATTTTTAATGAAAAAGATGGTCAAATTGAGTTGGTAATAAAAGATAGAGTGGTATCTATATTGCTAAAAGATAATTTTGTAAGTAATATTAACGAAAATTTCTCTTTGAAGACTGAGGTTATATACATAGACGACCCTTTTGTGGTTGATGAAGCGGATAGTTTTATGACATCCACTGAAACTCATAGAGAGCACTTGATTGATAAGCTTTCTTTGGATAGAAAAAATAATATTATCAATGAAATAATTGTTGAGGACAAGATAAGTAATATAATTTTAGCAATCAACGATATTTGTAGTGGAACTTTGGCATATAAAAAAAACTATGGCATAGGCTATAAGCTTTATGGATCAGATAAAATTTTAGATATTAAAAATGTTTCGGTTGGATTAAAAACATTCATTATATTAAAAACACTCTTGATGAAAAGTGTAATTCAAGATAATGGTGTTGTTATTTTAGATGAGCCAGAAATTCATCTTCATCCAAAATGGCAATTAATTTTTGCAGAGTTAATAGTAATGCTTCAAAAAGAATTTAATTTGCATATTTTATTAAATACTCATAGCCCATATTTTTTAAACGCTATTCAAGTCTATGCAGCAAAACATACAATATCCAATAAATGCAAATATTATTTATCTGAAAATAGAGATGATTACTCTGAAATAAATGATGTTTCGAATGATATTGATAAAATTTATAAAAAGCTGGCTGAGCCATTTCAAAAATTAGAGAATCAAAAATATGAACCATAA
- a CDS encoding uroporphyrinogen-III synthase, which produces MRKIYLISNTKTADESVVNLNVSKIEFLKFELNLSEYDVLVATSKNAFNALKFNGISPINLPVFAIANSCAVAAREFGFSEIYTGQNAHGDDFAREIFPLLKGKKVLYLKGKDSASNFLEILQNGRVNIKAIIAYKNVLNPCKMELKPPKDSILIFASPLNVKNFLSNFGWDESYQAISIGKVTAKELKFAEPIVSQSQDINACIALAKTLL; this is translated from the coding sequence TTGCGTAAAATTTATCTTATTTCAAATACAAAAACTGCTGATGAGAGCGTTGTAAATTTAAACGTTAGCAAGATCGAGTTTTTAAAATTTGAACTAAATTTAAGTGAATATGATGTGCTGGTAGCTACTTCTAAAAATGCTTTTAATGCATTAAAATTTAATGGCATTTCGCCTATAAATTTGCCAGTCTTTGCCATCGCAAATAGTTGTGCGGTAGCCGCAAGAGAGTTTGGATTTAGTGAAATTTACACTGGACAAAACGCTCATGGAGATGACTTTGCAAGAGAAATTTTTCCACTTTTAAAAGGTAAAAAAGTTCTTTATCTAAAAGGTAAAGATAGCGCTTCAAATTTCTTAGAAATTTTGCAAAATGGCAGAGTAAATATAAAAGCAATTATCGCTTATAAAAACGTTTTAAATCCTTGTAAAATGGAGCTAAAACCACCAAAAGATAGCATTTTGATCTTTGCTTCTCCACTAAATGTTAAAAATTTTCTTAGTAATTTTGGCTGGGATGAGAGCTATCAAGCGATAAGCATTGGAAAGGTCACTGCAAAAGAGCTAAAATTTGCCGAGCCAATAGTAAGCCAAAGTCAAGATATAAACGCCTGTATCGCGCTTGCCAAAACATTACTTTAA
- a CDS encoding cupin domain-containing protein: MSKIYNLNADTKVVAKSVVSKRIFDCENAHVDVFAFDTGEELDHEMLFCDSLAWVVEGGASLYYGEKQMHIGSEQACLIEKKVWRKLVFNEPTKYISIDFKEDLMIDHLPKAAIFSLVDAVEYEKGKIVSKTLVKNENGSMSLLSFDTDQELSTHAAPGDALLIALDGEMKLTIGDEHFDIKKGDTIVLPGKIPHGLKIKDKFKMLLIVTKDKM; the protein is encoded by the coding sequence ATGAGTAAAATTTACAATCTAAACGCCGATACGAAAGTCGTCGCAAAAAGCGTTGTTAGTAAGAGAATTTTTGATTGCGAGAACGCTCATGTTGATGTATTTGCTTTTGATACGGGCGAGGAGCTAGATCATGAGATGCTGTTTTGTGACAGTCTCGCATGGGTTGTAGAAGGCGGCGCTAGCCTATACTACGGTGAAAAGCAGATGCATATAGGTAGCGAGCAAGCTTGCCTGATAGAGAAAAAAGTGTGGCGCAAGCTAGTTTTTAACGAACCAACGAAATATATTTCAATTGATTTTAAGGAGGATTTAATGATAGATCATTTACCTAAGGCAGCTATTTTTAGCTTAGTTGATGCAGTGGAATACGAAAAAGGCAAGATAGTTAGCAAGACGCTTGTTAAAAATGAGAATGGCTCAATGTCATTACTTAGTTTTGACACAGACCAAGAGCTCTCAACTCACGCAGCTCCAGGCGATGCACTACTTATCGCACTTGATGGCGAGATGAAGCTAACTATTGGTGATGAACATTTTGATATCAAAAAAGGCGATACCATCGTACTTCCAGGCAAAATACCACACGGATTAAAGATAAAAGATAAATTTAAAATGCTCTTAATCGTGACCAAAGACAAAATGTAA
- the guaA gene encoding glutamine-hydrolyzing GMP synthase, whose amino-acid sequence MNNTIIVLDFGSQYTQLIARRLREEGVYTEILPFNAKLSEIKAKEPKGIILSGGPASVYAKDAYFCDSGVFELNIPILGVCYGMQLLAHTHGAEVLAADQKEYGKAELNVIKEHELFKDTPSKQIVWMSHSDYVKDLPEGFEVIAVSENSPYCAFGDDKRKFYAIQFHAEVQHSEYGTQILKNFAKYICGCESTWNMGSFAKNKIEEIRKTVGTHKVLCAVSGGVDSSVTAALLAAAVPENLILVFVDNGLLRTNEREQVEATFRTKLGVELVSIDASETFLGRLAGVVDPEKKRKIIGETFIEIFEKEAKKHGDVKFLAQGTLYTDIIESSVVGSSKTIKSHHNVGGLPDWMTFELIEPLREIFKDEVRRLGLELGLSRDLVFRHPFPGPGLAIRIMGEVNKPSLELLRKADVILRDELKSTGWYNKTWQAFCVLLNVNSVGVMGDNRTYENAVCVRVVDASDGMTASFSRLPYDLLENVSRRIINEVNGINRVVYDISSKPPATIEWE is encoded by the coding sequence ATGAACAATACGATTATAGTTTTGGATTTTGGTTCGCAGTACACTCAGCTAATAGCTAGAAGACTAAGAGAAGAGGGCGTCTATACTGAAATTTTGCCATTTAATGCAAAGCTTAGTGAGATAAAGGCGAAAGAGCCAAAAGGTATCATTTTAAGTGGCGGTCCAGCTAGTGTCTATGCTAAAGATGCTTATTTTTGCGATAGCGGTGTCTTTGAGCTAAATATCCCTATACTTGGCGTTTGCTACGGCATGCAGCTACTTGCTCACACGCACGGGGCTGAGGTTTTAGCAGCTGATCAAAAAGAGTATGGCAAGGCTGAGCTTAACGTTATTAAAGAGCATGAGCTATTTAAAGATACACCTTCAAAACAAATCGTATGGATGAGTCATAGTGACTATGTAAAGGACTTGCCAGAGGGCTTTGAAGTGATCGCTGTTAGTGAAAATTCGCCTTATTGTGCTTTTGGCGATGATAAACGAAAATTTTATGCGATCCAGTTTCACGCAGAGGTGCAACACAGCGAATACGGTACGCAAATTTTAAAGAATTTCGCTAAATATATCTGCGGCTGCGAGAGTACATGGAACATGGGAAGCTTCGCTAAAAACAAGATAGAAGAGATAAGAAAAACAGTAGGCACCCACAAGGTACTTTGCGCAGTTAGTGGCGGTGTAGATAGCTCTGTGACTGCGGCACTCTTAGCAGCTGCTGTGCCTGAAAATTTGATCCTTGTCTTTGTTGATAATGGACTTCTTAGAACAAACGAAAGAGAGCAAGTTGAAGCTACATTTAGAACAAAGCTTGGTGTTGAGCTAGTTAGCATAGACGCAAGCGAAACCTTCCTTGGTCGCTTGGCTGGTGTGGTTGATCCTGAGAAAAAACGCAAGATTATAGGCGAGACATTTATAGAAATTTTTGAAAAAGAGGCTAAAAAGCATGGTGACGTGAAATTTCTAGCTCAAGGCACTCTTTATACTGATATCATCGAAAGCTCAGTAGTTGGCTCAAGTAAGACGATAAAGAGCCACCACAACGTTGGGGGTTTGCCTGATTGGATGACATTTGAGCTTATCGAGCCGCTAAGAGAAATTTTTAAAGACGAGGTTAGAAGGCTTGGACTTGAGCTTGGGTTAAGCCGTGATCTAGTCTTTCGCCACCCTTTCCCAGGACCAGGCCTTGCGATCCGCATCATGGGCGAGGTAAATAAACCAAGCCTAGAGCTACTTCGCAAAGCGGACGTGATCTTGCGCGATGAACTAAAGAGCACTGGCTGGTATAACAAAACTTGGCAGGCGTTCTGCGTGCTTTTGAATGTAAATTCTGTTGGTGTTATGGGGGATAACCGCACTTATGAAAACGCTGTTTGCGTGCGTGTGGTCGATGCGAGCGATGGCATGACCGCAAGCTTTTCAAGACTCCCTTATGATCTACTTGAAAATGTAAGCCGCCGCATTATAAACGAGGTAAATGGCATAAACCGCGTAGTTTACGACATCTCAAGCAAGCCGCCTGCAACGATAGAGTGGGAGTGA
- the uvrC gene encoding excinuclease ABC subunit UvrC: MLIDEIRTLPNEPGIYQYFDAQNRLLYVGKAKILKNRVKSYFKFTPSLAPAEKLSPRISKMISEAVHLEYIVTPSEADALILENSFIKQLKPKYNILLRDDKTYPYIFINLNDDFPRFEITRKVVKGSNIRYFGPYFSGAGELLEALYLNYNLVQKKSCIKGKKACLFYQLKRCYAPCEGKISKENYAKIVNEAIAALQNPNLLIARLEELMLNYAKAEDYEQAAATRDKMQTLKNMQTKVEVDLAKLEDFEAYSVACVHDMICAVRFSVQSGKITGVKTDIAQAKNAQKDEINEAYKQAILKSFIAGQPIISTKIFVHESFEDSELVEEILNERFGRKFSITCPKIGDKRKICEIATKNAEVSIEKYLKTHDNELLNEIKEYFDLAHTPYVVEAYDNSHLFGEASVGAMVRYEHGEWAKQNYRHMHLNSKNDYDQMKESLTARALRFDKLSPPDLWVIDGGEVLLNLACEILASSGANVDVIAISKEKIDAKAHRAKGEAKDKIYTKNGSFSLSTSDKKLQFFQKMRDESHRFVISFHRKTRQKNDMQRSILKQAGVSEGSIAKLISFYGSFDKISEANLDEVAKITNKSVAEKLAVLKEGNLK, encoded by the coding sequence ATGCTAATAGACGAGATAAGAACACTTCCAAACGAGCCTGGCATATATCAGTATTTTGACGCGCAAAATAGACTCTTATACGTTGGCAAGGCCAAAATTTTAAAAAATAGGGTCAAAAGCTACTTTAAATTTACCCCAAGCCTAGCTCCGGCTGAAAAACTAAGCCCTAGAATTTCAAAGATGATAAGCGAGGCGGTGCATCTTGAATACATCGTCACGCCAAGCGAAGCAGACGCTCTAATACTTGAAAATTCTTTCATCAAGCAGCTTAAGCCAAAATACAACATCTTGCTTCGTGACGACAAGACCTACCCTTATATTTTTATAAATTTAAATGATGATTTTCCAAGATTTGAGATCACTAGAAAGGTGGTTAAAGGCTCGAATATCCGCTACTTCGGGCCATATTTTAGTGGAGCTGGCGAGCTACTTGAGGCACTTTATCTAAATTACAATCTCGTTCAGAAAAAGTCCTGCATCAAAGGCAAAAAAGCCTGCCTTTTTTATCAGCTAAAACGCTGCTATGCCCCGTGTGAAGGCAAAATTTCAAAAGAAAACTACGCTAAGATCGTAAACGAAGCTATCGCAGCCTTACAAAATCCAAATTTGCTCATCGCTCGCCTTGAAGAGCTCATGCTAAACTACGCCAAGGCCGAAGACTACGAGCAAGCAGCCGCGACTAGAGATAAGATGCAAACGCTTAAAAATATGCAAACAAAGGTCGAGGTCGATCTTGCCAAGCTTGAGGACTTTGAGGCATACTCGGTCGCTTGCGTGCACGATATGATCTGTGCGGTGAGATTTAGCGTGCAAAGTGGCAAGATAACTGGCGTAAAAACTGACATCGCGCAGGCTAAAAATGCTCAAAAAGATGAGATAAACGAGGCTTATAAGCAGGCCATTTTAAAAAGCTTCATAGCTGGACAGCCGATAATTAGCACCAAAATTTTTGTGCATGAGAGCTTTGAAGATAGCGAGCTGGTGGAGGAAATTTTAAACGAAAGATTTGGACGTAAATTTAGCATCACTTGCCCAAAAATAGGCGATAAGCGTAAAATTTGTGAGATCGCTACCAAAAACGCTGAAGTTAGCATCGAAAAATATCTAAAAACGCACGATAACGAGCTACTAAACGAAATAAAAGAGTACTTTGACCTAGCTCACACGCCTTACGTGGTCGAGGCTTACGACAACTCGCACCTTTTTGGTGAGGCAAGTGTCGGAGCGATGGTGCGCTATGAGCATGGCGAGTGGGCAAAGCAAAACTACCGCCACATGCATCTAAACTCTAAAAACGACTACGATCAGATGAAAGAGAGCCTCACTGCCAGAGCGCTTAGATTTGACAAGCTTAGCCCACCTGATCTTTGGGTTATTGACGGTGGCGAGGTGCTTTTAAACTTAGCCTGTGAAATTTTAGCAAGTAGTGGCGCAAATGTCGATGTGATAGCCATTTCAAAAGAAAAGATAGACGCCAAAGCTCACCGCGCAAAAGGCGAGGCAAAGGATAAAATTTACACAAAAAATGGTAGCTTTAGCCTAAGTACGAGCGATAAAAAGCTTCAGTTTTTCCAAAAAATGCGTGATGAAAGCCATAGATTTGTCATCAGCTTTCACAGAAAAACAAGGCAGAAAAACGATATGCAAAGATCAATTCTAAAGCAAGCTGGCGTATCTGAGGGCAGTATCGCAAAATTAATCAGCTTTTACGGAAGTTTTGATAAAATCAGCGAAGCGAATTTAGATGAAGTGGCAAAAATAACAAACAAAAGCGTAGCAGAAAAGCTTGCAGTGCTCAAAGAAGGAAATTTGAAGTGA
- a CDS encoding multidrug effflux MFS transporter, translated as MKKENSKLFLLLFLGALSAFGPFVTDLYLPALPAITEWFKTSVTATQLTITTSMAGLAIGQLIVGPISDKFGRKLPLTISLIVYTISTIFIFFAQNIQFFIFMRIIQGLASAGSLVISRAVVSDLYKGHEMTKFFSLMMVVNGLAPILSPIGGSLLLKFTDWRGIFMALTIIGILLFIANFYFKESLSQSNRLKMPLLVTYSVFGKILKKKKFILFVSIQTFAMGAMFAYIASSSFIFQEFYSLSPVSYSFCFASNGLGLVIGARLASLLNERKALKTGLFGTLFASVFIAFMLCFKFEVIGVIIAFFLLLLFTGFVLPTASSLAMNEGREYAGSASAILGFCPFFLGGVVSPLVGLGDIFYSTSIVILACTLFALISFLRLKRFA; from the coding sequence ATGAAAAAAGAAAATTCCAAGCTATTTTTATTGCTATTTTTAGGTGCCCTCTCTGCATTTGGACCATTTGTTACAGATCTTTATTTGCCAGCACTTCCGGCTATTACTGAGTGGTTTAAAACAAGCGTTACAGCTACGCAATTAACGATCACGACATCAATGGCGGGCTTAGCCATAGGTCAGCTCATAGTTGGTCCAATAAGTGATAAATTTGGCCGAAAACTGCCCCTTACCATCTCGCTCATCGTCTATACGATAAGCACTATTTTTATATTTTTTGCACAAAATATCCAGTTTTTTATCTTTATGAGAATTATTCAAGGGCTTGCGAGTGCTGGTAGCTTAGTCATCTCAAGAGCCGTTGTGAGCGACCTTTATAAGGGTCACGAGATGACTAAATTTTTTAGCCTTATGATGGTCGTAAATGGTCTAGCCCCGATACTTTCACCAATTGGCGGTAGTTTGCTGCTTAAATTTACCGACTGGCGTGGCATCTTTATGGCGCTTACTATCATTGGCATTTTGCTTTTTATTGCAAATTTTTATTTCAAAGAGAGCTTAAGTCAGTCAAATCGCTTAAAAATGCCTTTGTTGGTGACTTATAGTGTTTTTGGCAAAATTTTAAAAAAGAAAAAATTTATACTTTTCGTAAGCATTCAGACATTTGCGATGGGTGCGATGTTTGCCTATATAGCGTCATCTTCGTTTATTTTTCAAGAATTTTATTCTCTAAGTCCAGTAAGTTATAGCTTTTGTTTTGCTTCAAATGGTTTAGGACTTGTTATAGGAGCAAGGCTTGCTAGCCTTTTAAATGAGAGAAAAGCGCTCAAAACTGGGCTTTTTGGCACCTTGTTTGCTAGTGTTTTTATTGCTTTCATGCTTTGTTTTAAATTTGAAGTGATCGGCGTCATTATCGCATTTTTCTTATTACTTCTTTTTACAGGATTTGTCTTGCCAACTGCTTCATCGCTAGCTATGAACGAAGGCAGAGAATACGCAGGTTCAGCCTCAGCAATACTTGGATTTTGCCCATTTTTCTTAGGCGGCGTCGTCTCTCCGTTAGTTGGGCTTGGTGATATATTTTATTCGACTTCTATTGTTATTTTAGCCTGCACATTATTTGCTTTGATATCTTTTTTAAGGTTAAAAAGATTTGCGTAA